A genomic window from Leptolyngbya sp. BL0902 includes:
- a CDS encoding methyltransferase domain-containing protein has protein sequence MPLPNADPSPWGATLQAVAQRYNQEFSGQPFDLPQEIEEMPLFKDWVAGRLTPHISTPFWEAIKPHKKDHCLDIGCGISFLVYPWRDWDALFHGHDISEFACKAVTARGPQLNSKLFKGMKQAPAHRLQDHYEPQFFDLVIATGVSCYYPADYWDTVLQQVKKVLKPGGHFLFDALNPDAPLAESWAILETYLGAEVQLDSLDQWPALVKSNGGRVVSHRDYELFRLFKVKWDG, from the coding sequence ATGCCCCTACCCAACGCCGATCCCTCCCCCTGGGGAGCCACCCTCCAGGCCGTTGCCCAGCGCTATAACCAAGAATTTTCGGGCCAACCCTTCGACCTCCCCCAGGAAATCGAAGAAATGCCCCTGTTCAAAGACTGGGTGGCGGGACGGTTAACGCCGCACATCTCCACGCCCTTTTGGGAAGCCATCAAACCCCACAAAAAAGATCACTGCCTCGATATCGGCTGCGGCATCAGCTTTTTGGTCTATCCCTGGCGAGACTGGGACGCCTTGTTCCACGGCCACGACATCAGCGAATTTGCCTGCAAGGCCGTCACCGCCCGGGGGCCACAGCTCAATTCCAAGCTCTTTAAGGGCATGAAACAAGCCCCCGCCCACCGTTTGCAGGATCACTACGAACCCCAGTTTTTCGACCTGGTAATCGCCACGGGCGTTAGTTGCTACTACCCCGCTGACTATTGGGACACGGTGCTGCAACAGGTGAAAAAAGTCCTCAAGCCCGGTGGCCACTTTCTGTTCGATGCCCTCAACCCCGACGCGCCCCTGGCGGAAAGCTGGGCAATTTTAGAAACCTACCTGGGGGCCGAAGTGCAGCTTGATTCCCTGGATCAGTGGCCTGCTTTGGTGAAATCGAACGGCGGACGGGTGGTTTCCCATCGCGATTACGAACTGTTTCGCCTGTTTAAGGTGAAGTGGGATGGCTAA
- a CDS encoding AEC family transporter translates to MLLKILPLLLVCVLGFGLRRVGLIGSRDAQTIGTLLTYLALPAVILRALATATLTPDLIYLPLSALIVVLGLTLIGALILKPLNWPRPQAGAWMITFLTFEGGAVGYPTMLLAFGEEGLSRLVLFDLAQAVYLLTVVYGIATWYGSAEITLGRVGLKLVKTPFFWAIWIGLGLNFLGWQPPPLMALLDILANSFVFLVLVLLGLEFHLQIASVGRFLALALLKVSIGLGLGWGISALFSLTGLERAAVLVGSALPPSMLALLFAQENQLDTRFVMSFISVAVPIYWLVMAFFLPQLSV, encoded by the coding sequence GTGCTGTTAAAAATTCTGCCGCTGCTGCTGGTCTGCGTTTTGGGTTTTGGGCTGCGGCGGGTTGGTCTGATAGGCTCTAGGGATGCCCAAACCATCGGCACACTCTTGACCTATTTGGCTTTGCCAGCAGTAATTTTACGCGCCCTGGCCACCGCCACTCTCACGCCTGACCTCATCTACCTGCCCCTCTCCGCGCTGATTGTTGTCCTAGGGCTGACCCTGATTGGGGCATTGATTCTCAAACCGCTGAACTGGCCACGACCCCAGGCTGGGGCTTGGATGATCACCTTTCTCACCTTTGAGGGCGGGGCCGTGGGCTATCCCACCATGCTGCTGGCCTTTGGAGAAGAGGGATTGAGTCGGCTGGTGTTGTTTGATCTGGCCCAAGCCGTCTACCTGCTAACGGTAGTCTACGGCATTGCCACTTGGTATGGATCCGCCGAAATCACCCTAGGGCGAGTGGGTCTGAAACTGGTCAAAACTCCCTTCTTTTGGGCAATCTGGATTGGCCTAGGCCTAAATTTCCTAGGCTGGCAACCGCCCCCGCTGATGGCGTTGCTGGATATTTTGGCCAACAGTTTTGTATTTCTGGTGCTGGTGCTGCTGGGGCTAGAATTTCACCTGCAAATCGCCTCAGTAGGGCGGTTTCTGGCCCTAGCCCTGCTAAAGGTGAGCATTGGGCTGGGGTTGGGTTGGGGCATCTCTGCCCTATTTAGTCTGACGGGGCTAGAGCGGGCAGCGGTGTTGGTGGGATCGGCTCTGCCCCCCAGTATGCTAGCCCTTTTGTTTGCCCAGGAAAACCAGCTTGACACCCGCTTTGTGATGAGTTTTATCTCCGTTGCTGTTCCCATCTATTGGCTGGTTATGGCGTTTTTTCTGCCCCAATTATCTGTCTAG
- a CDS encoding D-Ala-D-Ala carboxypeptidase family metallohydrolase gives MGTWVKQTDQAIYLMSGNTYLEVIPKRPSTTNPKEQVANVSAMKGWFARGDRPRGMTFAIGTGDPEPLPTPPPPGAGDGLLIPDNNQIIVTSDTFFKIRPVQSSGLTSSEKVWVRRGTQLALRYYADGGSDHWRVELADPLGDGNRTLWYVYNLHARLGTEATLTVTRDTLFKREPKPSTSLPNSAKVFVSEAQTFRLKSFRPAADNHTLIELADTTLGPSNETLWYVYNLHASASTGGGTIPRPHDGLQVQTVRDTVFTLRPEAPETLPESQKVAVPRGQVLNIQYYIDQGSDRWLIDLVRPELGDGRATQWYINTQDTKLISAITLTAVTNTVFKAEPIASSSLAPEDKVDIPANTQFSLIGHLPAAGNHAKVRLADTTLGEDEIDTWYAYNPHVRIVGQRQLLQVRGDTIFKTSPALSSELPETDKVLVKSNTVLEISSYSQPEKNHVRVAFKGAFLGSQRRNTWFCYVPDIYIIGTEIGNNPTDQGPPPPPSGSRGMALQFPGFSGTYYSNDPIYWTTQYGDRGNFTWGEALHVNTSTGQYRRPANAEVIYGILRIAKALEDIRKRYGRPVIITSWYRDPATNAAVGGASQSRHLLGDGVDFVVSGRHPYDVYADLDRWWGNQGGLASSRSFTHIDARGYRARWNYDGTGPA, from the coding sequence ATGGGAACTTGGGTTAAGCAAACCGACCAGGCCATTTACTTGATGTCCGGGAATACCTACCTGGAGGTGATTCCCAAGCGTCCTTCTACCACCAACCCCAAGGAGCAGGTGGCCAATGTATCGGCCATGAAGGGCTGGTTTGCCCGTGGAGATCGGCCCAGGGGCATGACCTTTGCCATCGGCACGGGGGATCCAGAACCGCTGCCCACGCCGCCGCCGCCGGGGGCCGGGGACGGGCTGTTGATTCCAGACAACAACCAAATCATTGTCACTAGCGACACGTTCTTTAAGATTCGGCCCGTGCAGTCCAGCGGGCTCACCTCCTCGGAGAAGGTGTGGGTGCGGCGGGGTACCCAACTGGCCCTGCGCTACTACGCCGATGGCGGCAGCGACCACTGGCGGGTGGAGTTGGCAGACCCCTTGGGCGATGGCAACCGCACCCTTTGGTACGTCTACAATCTTCACGCCCGTCTCGGCACCGAAGCCACCCTCACCGTCACCCGCGACACCCTGTTTAAGCGAGAACCCAAGCCCTCCACCAGCCTGCCCAACAGCGCCAAGGTGTTTGTGTCCGAGGCGCAAACCTTTAGGCTCAAATCCTTTCGCCCTGCGGCGGACAATCACACCCTAATTGAACTGGCCGATACCACCCTTGGCCCCAGCAACGAAACCCTGTGGTACGTCTACAACCTCCACGCCAGCGCCAGCACGGGCGGCGGCACCATCCCTCGCCCCCACGATGGCCTTCAGGTGCAGACGGTGCGGGATACGGTGTTTACCCTGCGGCCCGAAGCGCCGGAAACCCTGCCAGAGTCGCAAAAGGTGGCGGTACCCAGGGGCCAAGTGTTGAACATTCAGTACTACATCGACCAGGGCAGCGACCGCTGGCTGATTGACCTGGTGAGGCCAGAACTGGGCGATGGTCGGGCCACCCAGTGGTACATCAACACCCAGGACACCAAGCTGATCTCCGCCATCACCCTGACGGCGGTGACAAATACGGTGTTCAAAGCCGAGCCGATAGCTTCCTCGTCCCTCGCTCCGGAGGACAAGGTAGACATTCCGGCCAACACCCAGTTCAGCCTGATTGGCCATCTGCCAGCGGCGGGCAACCATGCCAAGGTGCGCTTGGCCGATACCACCCTGGGCGAAGACGAAATCGATACCTGGTACGCCTACAACCCCCATGTGCGGATTGTGGGCCAGCGACAACTGCTCCAGGTGCGGGGAGATACCATCTTCAAAACCAGCCCCGCCCTATCGAGCGAACTGCCGGAAACCGACAAAGTGCTGGTGAAATCCAACACGGTGCTAGAAATTAGCTCCTACTCCCAGCCGGAGAAAAACCATGTGCGGGTGGCCTTCAAGGGGGCGTTCCTGGGTTCCCAACGGCGCAATACCTGGTTCTGCTACGTGCCGGATATCTACATCATCGGCACCGAAATCGGCAACAACCCCACCGACCAAGGCCCGCCGCCGCCCCCCTCCGGCAGTCGCGGCATGGCCCTTCAGTTTCCGGGCTTTAGCGGCACCTATTATTCCAATGACCCGATTTACTGGACAACCCAGTACGGCGACCGGGGCAACTTTACCTGGGGCGAAGCCCTCCACGTCAACACCAGCACCGGGCAGTATCGCCGCCCCGCCAATGCCGAGGTGATCTACGGCATTCTCCGCATTGCTAAGGCGCTGGAGGACATCCGCAAACGCTACGGCAGACCCGTGATCATCACCTCCTGGTATCGCGATCCGGCCACCAATGCGGCGGTGGGTGGGGCGTCCCAGTCGCGCCATTTGCTGGGGGATGGGGTGGATTTCGTCGTCTCTGGTCGCCATCCCTACGATGTCTACGCGGATTTGGATAGATGGTGGGGCAACCAGGGTGGCTTGGCCAGCTCCCGATCCTTCACCCACATTGATGCCAGGGGCTATCGCGCCCGCTGGAACTACGACGGCACTGGCCCCGCTTAG
- a CDS encoding lysozyme, translating into MGTWIKETDLAMYLMQGGVWISRITKAPSAANPKEKVADITGMEAWFSRADAPTAMTISLGTGAPEPDPWQPPPTAGKINAEGLALVKHFEGLRTTAYQDSVGVWTIGYGHTSMAGPPPVYPGMTITTAEAEAILQQDLEVFERGVSQALTITTTANQFSAMVSFAFNVGLSAYRSSTLLRKHNAGDFAGAAAEFPRWVYAGGEVLPGLVRRRDAERTLYLKP; encoded by the coding sequence ATGGGCACCTGGATTAAAGAAACCGATCTGGCCATGTACCTGATGCAGGGCGGCGTGTGGATTTCCCGCATCACCAAAGCCCCCTCAGCGGCCAACCCCAAGGAAAAAGTGGCCGACATCACCGGAATGGAAGCCTGGTTTTCCCGCGCCGATGCCCCCACCGCCATGACCATTTCCCTCGGCACCGGAGCCCCAGAACCCGACCCCTGGCAACCGCCCCCCACCGCTGGCAAAATCAACGCCGAAGGGCTGGCCCTGGTCAAACACTTTGAAGGACTACGCACCACTGCCTACCAAGATTCCGTCGGCGTGTGGACGATTGGCTATGGCCACACCAGCATGGCTGGCCCGCCCCCGGTCTACCCCGGTATGACCATCACTACCGCCGAAGCCGAAGCGATTCTTCAGCAGGATTTGGAGGTGTTCGAGCGGGGCGTTTCCCAGGCGTTGACCATCACCACCACCGCAAACCAGTTTTCGGCCATGGTGTCCTTCGCCTTTAATGTGGGCCTCAGCGCCTACCGAAGTTCTACCCTGCTCCGCAAGCATAACGCCGGAGACTTCGCGGGAGCCGCCGCCGAATTTCCCCGCTGGGTCTATGCCGGGGGCGAAGTGCTGCCCGGTCTCGTCCGCCGCCGCGACGCCGAACGCACCCTCTACCTCAAACCCTAG
- a CDS encoding 2Fe-2S iron-sulfur cluster-binding protein has product MAPTHTVIVHHRDTNKTYQFQVPEDRYILHTAESQGIDLPFSCRNGACTTCAVRVLEGDLVQPEAMGLSPDLRAQGYALLCVSYARSDLRVETQDEDEVYELQFGRYFGKGKVRFGLPLEDD; this is encoded by the coding sequence ATGGCTCCTACCCACACCGTTATCGTTCACCACCGCGATACCAACAAAACCTACCAGTTTCAGGTGCCCGAGGATCGCTATATCCTTCACACCGCCGAAAGCCAAGGCATCGACCTCCCCTTCTCCTGCCGCAACGGAGCCTGCACTACCTGCGCCGTGCGGGTGCTGGAGGGCGATCTCGTGCAGCCAGAGGCCATGGGGCTCTCTCCCGACCTGCGGGCCCAGGGCTATGCGTTGCTCTGCGTCAGCTATGCCCGCAGCGACCTGCGCGTGGAAACCCAAGACGAAGACGAGGTCTACGAACTTCAGTTTGGCCGCTACTTCGGCAAGGGCAAGGTGCGCTTTGGCCTCCCCCTAGAAGACGATTAG
- a CDS encoding inositol monophosphatase family protein — MTFPSDRDLLTWLDVATEAAQSAGAVLQHYWGNLQDVREKGRSGDLVTEADRAAEAAVMAVMGRHLPTSHGILAEESGAGGQANSDFLWAIDPLDGTTNYTHQYPFCSVSIGLLFEGEPILGVVYNPILNELFQAAKGQGATFNRQPMQVSTTDNLAQSLLVTGFAYDRRDTADNNYAEFCQFTHLTQGVRRGGSAAVDLAYVACGRLDGYWERGLSPWDITAGIALIREAGGKVTAYDQSPLIVQSGRLLATNGHLHDAMAQVLQQVKPLDFTPLPHP, encoded by the coding sequence ATGACCTTTCCCTCCGACCGTGATCTACTCACTTGGCTAGATGTAGCCACCGAAGCGGCGCAATCAGCTGGGGCGGTGCTTCAGCACTACTGGGGCAATCTCCAGGATGTGCGGGAAAAGGGGCGATCTGGCGACCTTGTAACCGAGGCGGATCGGGCCGCAGAGGCGGCGGTTATGGCGGTGATGGGCCGTCATCTGCCCACCAGTCACGGCATCTTGGCCGAGGAATCGGGAGCCGGAGGGCAAGCCAACAGCGATTTTCTCTGGGCGATTGATCCCCTCGATGGCACCACCAACTACACCCACCAATATCCCTTCTGCTCGGTTTCCATTGGCCTGCTGTTTGAGGGCGAGCCGATTTTGGGCGTGGTCTATAACCCCATCCTGAACGAGCTGTTTCAAGCGGCGAAGGGGCAAGGGGCTACCTTCAACCGCCAGCCGATGCAGGTTTCGACAACGGATAATTTGGCCCAAAGCCTGCTCGTCACCGGGTTTGCCTACGACCGCCGCGACACCGCCGACAATAACTATGCCGAATTCTGCCAGTTCACCCACCTCACCCAGGGCGTGCGGCGGGGGGGATCGGCGGCGGTAGACCTGGCCTACGTCGCCTGCGGTCGCCTCGATGGCTACTGGGAACGGGGCCTGTCTCCCTGGGATATTACCGCTGGCATTGCCCTCATCCGCGAGGCCGGAGGGAAAGTCACCGCCTACGACCAAAGCCCCCTGATCGTCCAGAGCGGTCGGCTATTGGCCACCAATGGCCACCTCCATGACGCCATGGCTCAGGTGCTTCAGCAGGTGAAACCCCTCGACTTCACACCCCTACCCCATCCCTAG
- a CDS encoding alpha/beta fold hydrolase — protein MLQFQPAGFVQRVMATPLGVMAYYTHPPAEEGQDDRPPLVFLHSLGGGSSAFEWSKVYPAFGHSHRVIAPDLVGWGQSAHPARDYHVQDYFQVITHLLEALAEPPALVVATSLTAGVIIRLATQRPDLFKGLFLVSPSGNGDFGRDYRASLPALLASTPGVDSLLYQLGAANELAVRGFLSTFLFANPSRITEDMVQAYLTCTQQPNAQYAALASLNGTISFDLSRYMGQLATPTHIILGAKSRFTPPNITRRLASLAPQAVEAVVELPDVGVLPHLEQPELVVEALQEFLNRWA, from the coding sequence GTGCTTCAGTTTCAGCCAGCGGGTTTTGTGCAGCGGGTGATGGCCACGCCCCTTGGCGTCATGGCCTACTATACCCATCCCCCTGCGGAAGAGGGCCAGGATGATCGCCCGCCCCTGGTGTTTTTGCACAGCCTGGGGGGTGGGTCTTCTGCCTTTGAATGGTCGAAGGTCTATCCTGCCTTTGGCCACAGCCACCGGGTGATCGCCCCTGATCTGGTGGGCTGGGGGCAATCGGCCCATCCGGCGCGAGATTATCACGTCCAAGATTATTTTCAGGTCATCACCCACCTGCTCGAAGCTTTGGCAGAGCCGCCCGCTCTGGTGGTGGCCACCTCGCTGACGGCGGGGGTGATTATCCGGCTGGCGACCCAGCGCCCCGATCTATTCAAGGGATTATTCCTCGTCTCGCCCTCCGGCAACGGCGACTTTGGCCGCGACTACCGCGCTAGCCTGCCCGCTCTGTTGGCCAGCACCCCTGGTGTGGATAGCCTGCTCTATCAACTGGGTGCGGCCAACGAACTGGCGGTTCGGGGCTTTCTGTCTACCTTCTTGTTTGCCAACCCCAGCCGCATCACCGAGGACATGGTGCAAGCCTATCTCACCTGCACCCAACAGCCCAACGCCCAGTACGCGGCCTTGGCCTCCCTCAACGGCACCATTAGCTTTGACCTATCGCGCTATATGGGCCAGCTTGCCACCCCCACCCACATCATTCTGGGGGCAAAATCCCGCTTCACGCCGCCCAACATTACACGCCGCCTCGCCAGCCTCGCCCCCCAGGCCGTGGAGGCGGTGGTAGAGCTTCCCGACGTTGGGGTGCTGCCTCACCTAGAGCAGCCTGAATTGGTAGTGGAGGCTCTCCAAGAATTTCTCAACCGCTGGGCGTAG